The following nucleotide sequence is from Cicer arietinum cultivar CDC Frontier isolate Library 1 chromosome 2, Cicar.CDCFrontier_v2.0, whole genome shotgun sequence.
CTCTCCCCCaatctcatttatttatttattttatagaatttGAAATTAAGTAGTGTTAAATATTAATTCGGTAGTAAAAAATggaattaattatattattgaaagttttgagtagttaatataaaacaatgacaaatgtgaaatatatatatatataaagaacaATCAAATTACAGCAATACAATGATATTGTACTATTCAATAATATCTTACTccatgtttttaaaattaactttttgattgaaatattatagatcatttataaaatatataaatattataaaatcgtTTGATGTTATTGatgtatattaaaattaatatttaaaatttttttattatacgaTATTAATTTTGGCGTACGTTAAAAATTAACGTTTTAAATATCTGTAAAGTGTTGCATCGAtataattataaagaaaaatcaactctgaaaaaattatttagagtTTGAGAAGTAggtaaaaaaaatctaataaataattattctaattaaAGGCAAAATACAACTCTCTCAAATATTATTTACTACAATTCATTAACCATTTGAGtcaacttgattttttttttgtttctattttgagCCATAAcataattaactaaaaaaagttgaaacttagggtttgtttgattgtgtttgattttttagtttttgaaaatattttataaataattttttttttttaaaagtttaaataatatatttgacaactccaatttttagaataatttttgattaaagagttaaaaatattgaaaaatgaaaaaataaaacactatttatctgttttgctttttaattttaaaaagtatattattaaaaataattttataaaataatttttaaaaacaaataatctaAACAAGTTTTTTAGCCATCAATCCGTAACGAGACTTAGGTGATCCTATCTCTCTTATAGAGAGGGCGATAAAGAGCTATGGCGGGGCAGAGCTTGGAGCACTTAGTCGAAGCATCTTCGCCACGCGGGTACGGGCATATCATAATATAATTGGATAAACTCTCATGTGTGAAATAGAATGGAAGTTATAGAGAACTTAAGAAGTGGTAGAAAGCGCTCAACCAAGAGGTGATGACGCTGATGTGAGAGATGTTGTGGTAGATAGGGAATNNNNNNNNNNNNNNNNNNNNNNNNNNNNNNNNNNNNNNNNNNNNNNNNNNNNNNNNNNNNNNNNNNNNNNNNNNNNNNNNNNNNNNNNNNNNNNNNNNNNNNNNNNNNNNNNNNNNNNNNNNNNNNNNNNNNNNNNNNNNNNNNNNNNNNNNNNNNNNNNNNNNNNNNNNNNNNNNNNNNNNNNNNNNNNNNNNNNNNNNNNNNNNNNNNNNNNNNNNNNNNNNNNNNNNNNNNNNNNNNNNNNNNNNNNNNNNNNNNNNNNNNNNNNNNNNNNNNNNNNNNNNNNNNNNNNNNNNNNNNNNNNNNNNNNNNNNNNNNNNNNNNNNNNNNNNNNNNNNNNNNNNNNNNNNNNNNNNNNNNNNNNNNNNNNNNNNTACAATCAATCTCGACAAACGCGCGGCCGCCTCTGCTCCTCTGCTCGCTGCGGGCCTGTGGCCGCCTCTGTCTGACTGCCTCCATGGCCGTTCATCGCTCTCGCCTCTCTGTTCGCCGCAGATCGCGTTGCTGCTTTGTTCAAAAGGTTcggatttttattttgttagtgctgatttttcttagttagtgctgatttttgttagttttgatttttgataGTATGAAATTTAAAGCTTGTTTTGTTAGTGTTGAGTTTGGagctttgatttggagtttggaattttgatttggaattttGGAGTATGAAATTTGTTAGTGTTGATTTGGAGTTTTGGAGCATGATTTGGAGTTTAAAGCTTATTTTGTTAGTGTTGAGTTTGGAGCATGGAATATTTTGTTAGCATGGAATTTTGATTTAAAGccgatttatttttttgttttatatattgcAGGCTTCGTGAGTTGATATATTCTTGCACTAttcattgttttaaattatattttttatcattgtgATTTGCATAATaaatttagtcatttttttgGCTTGTTTTTGTATATGAATGAATTGTTCTTGAAATCGTGGAGATAGCTTTGAAATCTTTATGATTggatatttttgtattttatgtgGGAGCTTAGGTTATAGTAGTCATAATTTGTGTTTTGTTACCTttttatttgaagatattgTAATGGTTGAAATCAGGTTGTTATATATAACGGAATGAATATCAGACAATCAAGTATTACATTGTAGAATGTgttattatgttttaaatttgttcatTTAAATTCTTTACAGACGATAATTAGTGTATTGAGACTGAAGTGAATCGACTGTTATCAAGGAACTCATTACCATCTCTTGTATATATTTATGTGTCATAATATCCTACGCTTCCTCCGAGCCATGTACGCCTAATGAGTTTTACTTGCAGAAAATTAATTACaagcatttttattttgtgtaaaACAGGTTTTACAGTTTATTAGAGTAGTATGTTTTTATATTGCTTTGGATTCTTCATTTGTGTTAGTTTTATGGGGTAGATTTCACATCGAAACGACACTAAGTTAAAGAGTATAACTTTGCAATTTCATAAAGCTGTGTTTGCTTTATAACAAGTTTAGTGTTACGCGAATTCGGCCACATGATGTAAAATTGTGTTAGTTACGTGAATTATTATTACATGATGCAAAACTGTGGCCATGTGTataaaaagaagaataaaagATATTTCTGAATTCTGATTTTTCACTAATATGTTACAGTGATGAAAGCACACATAGTTGAGTGTTATGGAACCTTAAATGGAATAGTATTTGCATTTATGCCATTATGCAACCAACACAAAGAGGTCGCCAGTTTGATTCCCCGATAAGTAATCACAATAACTAATCTATTTACAACTATACCCGAAAATGTTGCATCTTTGATGCAATATAGTAATATATCAAGGATCTAATGAAATATCTATCACTGATTCACTGATATACCTTTAGTGCATGCATGActtgatataaattttttgaattttcagTTGTATGATCTCTCCAATAGATGAATTTGTTTTATGTTTCAGGTTTGACACACTTGGTTTACCCAGGCGCTGTTCATTCCAGATTTGAGCATTCTCTTGGAGTGTACTGGATTGCTGGCCAATCTGTTGAAAAGCTTAATAATTatcaagtattttttatttattttataatttaccCTTTTAAAGGTCAATGTTGTTAAATAGCGGCTATAGCTTAgaagaatttgaacaaattgctatTTGGTACAAAATGTTAAATAGCAACTGTAGCGGCTTACCAAGCAAAATAGCAACTATAGTGCTGCTATAGCATTGTTGTGGAAACGAATACGAACAATttgttattttctatgatcTGCAATTGACAACACTATAGAAGGTATAATAGTCTTTTTGTTGAAAGTATCATCCATGCCTGTGATCTTTCAGGGCAGTGAGCTTGGTattgataaatttgatattcAAACGGTGAAACTTGCtggtatataatttttcttcaaaactgGTCATGATTTTATTTCCATTAAAAGTTTCTAATTTTTCCTGACATAGTCATCATTCTTGTTAGGACTTATGCATGATGTGGGACACGGGCCACTCAGTCACTTGTTTGAACGTGAGTTTCTCCCCCAAGTTATGAGCGTTTCTGATTGGTACTATTGTCATTttaattcatttcatttttctttttaatgttatagAAAGAAGTTTTGTTGTGTTTCTAAgtcttgaacaaaaaattattactatGTTTTATGTGGTTATTCGTAAAACTTTGTGGtcattatgattgattatacaCACCATACATACAATGTGTAATGTTGTGTAATGTTTTGTACATCATAGGTCGCATGAACAAATGTCTGTCAATATGGTTGATCATATAGTTGAGGAACACCGTATTGATATTGATCCTCAAATGTTAAAAAGAGTCAAGGTAATGCTACTACTTTCAGTTGTCTTTTACCTGTTTTATATCAAGTATCTTGAGTTACCGAATAGTAGACTTTTAATTTGGCAGGAGATGATATTAGCGAGCTCCGAATTTGCTCTTCCTAGggtaagattttttattttttgtctttaaattgtttattcTTAAGACATATTTGCTGATGTCCGATAGGATTGATGAGTTTTGTTTATTCTTATATGAGCTTATGTATTAGCTATTTCTACAATTAAAGtttgttatttaatttgttattacctaactatctctttttttttatttttttattttttattttttttctgcttttaatataatttgttttccttttgtttGTTATTTAAAGCTCAAGTGAGAAGAGTTTCCTGTATGATATTGTTGCAAATGGACGAAATGGAATCGATGTTGACTAAGCACATAAAATTTAACAGATGAATCtagtttacaattttttttcattcatctAAGTAATGCTTTGTGGAAACTATTGATTTGCAGATTTGACTATAATGCTCGTGACTGTCGAGCTAGTGGTGTTGGATGCAACTTTGAAT
It contains:
- the LOC101504743 gene encoding uncharacterized protein; its protein translation is MAGQSLEHLVEASSPRGINLDKRAAASAPLLAAGLWPPLSDCLHGRSSLSPLCSPQIALLLCSKGLTHLVYPGAVHSRFEHSLGVYWIAGQSVEKLNNYQGSELGIDKFDIQTVKLAGLMHDVGHGPLSHLFEREFLPQVMSVSDWSHEQMSVNMVDHIVEEHRIDIDPQMLKRVKEMILASSEFALPRSSSEKSFLYDIVANGRNGIDVD